The Chrysiogenia bacterium genome contains a region encoding:
- a CDS encoding alpha/beta fold hydrolase, with protein sequence MRQILPSLLAALVAALIMNPLAAHAGGSTPPPKGTKYPIVLAHGAFGFDELAGIEYFYKIAAALEKDGNTVFTTEVPAFNTPIARGNILADQIEEILAITGAQKVIIIGHSNGGIDARYATTHRLGASKVAAVVSIASPHRGAEFANSIAGIFGGGGGVPGGALGEAVISFMNFLGFAINGNSELPQDAAAALFYMSPAGMSVFNDMTPNVSGVKYWSYAGTRQSWISLDLFDPILALLGSIAHSGPNDGFVSVASARWGEEKNLNLNANHLDEVNHLLGNTGWWDAESFYRDVARQLRDQGL encoded by the coding sequence ATGCGTCAGATCTTGCCCAGTTTGCTCGCCGCGCTCGTTGCAGCGCTGATTATGAACCCGCTCGCCGCCCATGCCGGCGGCAGCACGCCCCCGCCCAAGGGGACGAAATATCCCATCGTGCTCGCCCACGGGGCTTTCGGCTTCGATGAGCTGGCGGGGATCGAATACTTCTACAAGATTGCCGCCGCCCTCGAAAAAGACGGCAACACCGTCTTCACCACGGAGGTGCCGGCCTTCAACACCCCGATCGCCCGCGGCAACATTCTTGCCGACCAGATCGAGGAGATCCTGGCCATCACCGGCGCGCAGAAGGTGATCATCATCGGTCACTCCAACGGCGGTATCGATGCGCGCTATGCCACCACGCACCGGCTTGGCGCCTCAAAGGTCGCAGCCGTTGTAAGCATTGCCAGCCCGCACCGTGGCGCGGAGTTTGCCAACTCCATCGCCGGCATCTTCGGCGGCGGTGGGGGCGTGCCCGGCGGCGCGCTGGGTGAGGCAGTCATCTCGTTCATGAACTTCCTGGGCTTTGCCATCAACGGCAACTCCGAGCTGCCCCAGGACGCGGCCGCGGCCCTGTTCTACATGTCGCCGGCGGGCATGAGCGTCTTCAACGACATGACGCCCAACGTATCGGGCGTGAAGTACTGGAGCTACGCGGGCACGCGTCAGAGCTGGATCAGCCTCGACCTGTTCGACCCGATCCTCGCGCTGCTGGGTTCGATTGCCCACTCCGGTCCCAACGACGGGTTTGTCTCGGTGGCTTCGGCGCGCTGGGGGGAGGAGAAGAACCTCAATCTCAACGCCAACCACCTCGACGAAGTGAACCACCTGCTGGGCAACACCGGATGGTGGGACGCCGAGAGCTTTTATCGCGATGTAGCCCGCCAGCTTCGTGACCAGGGACTCTGA
- the fsa gene encoding fructose-6-phosphate aldolase has product MKFFIDSADINEIREAKALGVLDGVTTNPSLVAKTGRKFRDVLDDICAEVHGPISAEVVATDCDGIVKEGKELAAINKNIVVKIPLIAEGLKATKVLTDEGIGVNVTLCFSPTQALLAAKAGATYISPFVGRLDDISQDGMELIEQIVRIYENYDFATEVLVASVRHPVHVLQSALLGADVATCPLKVIYQLAQHPLTDKGLAQFLKDWENVPQ; this is encoded by the coding sequence ATGAAGTTCTTTATCGATTCCGCCGACATCAACGAAATTCGCGAGGCCAAGGCGCTGGGCGTGCTCGACGGGGTGACCACCAACCCGAGCCTGGTCGCCAAGACCGGCCGCAAGTTCCGCGACGTGCTCGACGACATCTGCGCCGAGGTGCACGGCCCGATTTCCGCCGAGGTGGTCGCCACCGACTGCGACGGGATCGTCAAAGAGGGCAAGGAGCTGGCCGCCATCAACAAGAACATCGTAGTGAAGATCCCGCTCATCGCCGAGGGTTTGAAAGCCACGAAGGTGCTGACCGACGAGGGGATCGGCGTGAATGTCACGCTGTGTTTCTCGCCCACCCAGGCGCTGCTGGCGGCAAAGGCCGGCGCGACCTACATCAGCCCCTTCGTGGGCCGGCTCGACGACATCTCCCAGGACGGCATGGAGCTCATCGAGCAGATCGTGCGCATCTATGAAAACTACGACTTCGCCACCGAGGTTCTGGTTGCCAGCGTGCGCCACCCGGTGCACGTCCTTCAGTCCGCGCTGCTCGGCGCCGACGTGGCGACCTGCCCGCTCAAGGTGATCTACCAGCTCGCCCAGCACCCGCTTACCGACAAGGGGCTCGCCCAGTTTCTAAAAGACTGGGAGAACGTCCCCCAGTAG
- a CDS encoding HAMP domain-containing histidine kinase, with amino-acid sequence MDWLVWSWDLLSRVLAGAGFAAPPEFVVGCYLLLGFGGLIPVELSSRRYYHYPSGLVGVAAFFIMGPRVLWLPVVATCIWSVLFQVFTRMGVRSPALKRPSLQPEALPVATAIGAVCIFAGDLARRAIGAGAYPLDISGARGALHFVLLSAIMLAVGLPLLEAYFWWYRKRRPPPPIGDIEAKLGMLYRDHVLIALLVVMGGPVAYASIVAYDPQVPWLSLAWMSVGLFLAGTFSILNERKNRIVRLVRELELSRRLITVGKVAARFAHQTRHELGLIGMSLHQIERHTRELPEQEREQVQAELEKLERIQNELRRLMSDALGGGEELADEAGKPAPPDRAVPVQETPGVIELLEREILHVRPRAQARGISVLLELRGNEEITRRAQNGEKLGHAFFNVIDNAVAAAGSKVSVRVERNGENATLVRILDDGPGIDPEIFGRVTLPFFSTKEDGTGMGLAIAFAVAQEEAGSLKLRNRREGGLEVTFELPD; translated from the coding sequence GTGGACTGGCTCGTATGGAGCTGGGACCTTCTTTCCCGGGTGCTTGCCGGAGCAGGTTTTGCCGCGCCGCCGGAGTTCGTGGTGGGTTGCTACCTGCTGCTGGGTTTCGGAGGCCTCATTCCCGTTGAGCTCTCCTCGCGCCGTTACTACCACTATCCCTCGGGCCTGGTGGGCGTGGCTGCCTTTTTCATCATGGGGCCGCGGGTGCTGTGGTTGCCGGTGGTGGCGACCTGCATCTGGAGCGTGCTCTTCCAGGTATTCACCCGCATGGGGGTTCGCTCGCCGGCGCTCAAGCGTCCCTCCCTTCAACCCGAGGCACTGCCTGTGGCCACGGCAATCGGTGCGGTGTGCATCTTTGCGGGCGACCTCGCGCGCCGCGCGATCGGTGCGGGTGCTTATCCCCTCGACATTTCGGGCGCGCGCGGCGCGCTGCACTTCGTCCTGCTCTCGGCGATCATGCTGGCAGTGGGGCTCCCGCTGCTCGAAGCCTATTTCTGGTGGTACAGAAAACGCCGCCCCCCGCCGCCCATCGGCGACATCGAAGCCAAGCTCGGCATGCTCTACCGTGACCACGTGCTCATCGCGCTGCTGGTCGTCATGGGCGGGCCCGTCGCCTACGCGTCCATCGTCGCCTACGACCCGCAGGTGCCCTGGCTCTCGCTGGCGTGGATGAGCGTGGGGCTTTTTCTCGCCGGAACCTTCAGCATTCTCAACGAGCGCAAGAACCGGATCGTGCGGCTGGTTCGCGAACTCGAACTGAGCCGCCGTCTCATTACCGTGGGCAAGGTCGCCGCGCGCTTTGCCCACCAAACCCGGCACGAGCTGGGGCTCATCGGAATGAGTCTGCACCAGATCGAACGCCACACACGCGAGCTTCCCGAGCAGGAGCGCGAGCAGGTGCAGGCCGAGCTGGAAAAACTGGAGCGCATCCAGAATGAGCTGCGCCGCCTGATGAGCGATGCCCTCGGCGGCGGCGAGGAGTTGGCCGATGAAGCCGGGAAGCCCGCGCCGCCCGATCGGGCGGTCCCCGTTCAGGAGACGCCGGGGGTGATCGAGTTGCTCGAACGCGAGATTCTGCACGTGCGCCCCCGCGCACAGGCGCGCGGCATAAGCGTGTTGCTGGAGCTGCGCGGCAACGAGGAAATCACTCGCCGGGCCCAAAACGGCGAAAAGCTCGGCCATGCCTTTTTCAATGTGATCGACAACGCAGTGGCCGCCGCAGGCTCCAAGGTCAGCGTGCGCGTCGAACGAAACGGCGAGAATGCCACACTGGTTCGCATTCTCGACGATGGGCCCGGTATCGACCCGGAGATCTTTGGCCGCGTTACCCTGCCGTTTTTTTCCACCAAGGAGGACGGCACCGGCATGGGCCTGGCCATCGCATTCGCCGTTGCCCAGGAGGAAGCCGGCAGCCTGAAGCTCCGCAACCGCCGCGAGGGCGGCCTCGAAGTGACCTTCGAGCTGCCGGACTAG
- a CDS encoding response regulator transcription factor, with protein MTIRIAICDDHPFFRAGLSGVLRAEEDLDVLIEAGSIDELTCGLANVDVDLVLLDVELPDQSGLDALPELSRARRVLMLSAFDDPRRVRQAMQSGALGFLRKDSAPREVIRGIRDAAAGKTVLSAEMAISLAEALRADPDEREFRRRVAAFTPRQREVLELIAEGHSNREIADKLFLSEGTVKNHVTNLLQSLALPDRTRLAILANRYGLES; from the coding sequence ATGACCATCCGAATCGCCATCTGCGACGACCACCCGTTCTTCCGGGCGGGCCTCTCGGGCGTGCTGCGCGCCGAGGAAGACCTCGATGTACTGATCGAGGCCGGCAGCATCGATGAGCTCACCTGCGGGCTCGCCAACGTCGATGTCGATCTGGTGCTCCTCGACGTGGAGCTGCCCGACCAGAGCGGTCTGGATGCGCTGCCCGAGCTCTCCCGCGCCCGGAGGGTGTTGATGCTGAGCGCCTTCGATGACCCGCGCCGGGTACGCCAGGCCATGCAGTCCGGGGCGCTGGGATTCCTGCGCAAGGACAGCGCGCCGCGCGAGGTGATTCGCGGCATTCGCGACGCCGCCGCGGGCAAGACCGTATTGAGTGCGGAGATGGCGATCTCGCTCGCCGAGGCCCTGCGTGCCGATCCCGACGAGCGTGAGTTCCGCCGGCGCGTTGCGGCCTTCACCCCGCGCCAGCGGGAGGTGCTCGAGCTCATCGCCGAGGGGCACTCCAACCGCGAAATCGCCGACAAGCTCTTTCTCTCCGAGGGGACCGTCAAGAATCACGTCACGAACCTGCTGCAGTCGCTGGCCCTTCCCGATCGCACGCGGCTGGCAATCCTCGCCAACCGGTACGGCCTGGAGAGCTGA
- a CDS encoding metal-dependent hydrolase translates to METQAQIPTRDNTEQQGTRLPGGAQIEVRKMDLSAIENSPKYSHGNDPALTHFTYALSLLFPEGELFFMDSVRNYRKEITDPELKKQVKAFLGQEALHTKEHIAYNDRLNQWGIPVGWVDPWLKRGLNLVRRSPKKDQLAVTAALEHFTAIMANELLQNEELQAGFDPAHRALWLWHAIEETEHKAVAFDVYRVVAGDGIRAELRRMLTMLGATAGILAATTFLHIYLMARDGQLFNVRSWLHFAKWLFIKPGLFVRLIPAWASYFKWGFHPWQHDNSRLIEGWKAQYEGQYAVA, encoded by the coding sequence ATGGAAACACAGGCTCAGATTCCGACCAGAGACAACACCGAGCAGCAGGGCACCCGGCTTCCGGGCGGGGCGCAGATCGAAGTGCGCAAGATGGACCTCAGCGCCATCGAGAACAGTCCGAAGTACAGCCACGGGAACGACCCGGCGCTTACCCACTTCACCTACGCACTCTCGCTGCTCTTTCCCGAGGGCGAGCTGTTCTTCATGGACTCGGTGCGAAACTACCGAAAAGAAATCACCGACCCCGAGCTCAAGAAGCAGGTCAAGGCCTTCCTGGGACAGGAAGCGCTGCACACCAAGGAACACATCGCCTATAACGACCGGCTCAACCAGTGGGGCATTCCCGTGGGCTGGGTGGATCCCTGGCTCAAGCGCGGCCTGAACCTCGTGCGGCGCAGCCCCAAGAAGGACCAGCTCGCCGTGACGGCGGCGCTCGAACACTTCACCGCCATCATGGCCAACGAGCTGCTGCAGAACGAGGAACTCCAGGCGGGCTTCGACCCGGCGCACCGCGCGCTGTGGCTCTGGCACGCCATTGAAGAGACCGAACACAAGGCCGTGGCCTTCGACGTCTACCGCGTCGTCGCCGGTGACGGGATCCGCGCCGAGCTGCGCCGCATGCTCACCATGCTCGGCGCCACCGCGGGCATCCTGGCGGCCACGACTTTCCTGCACATCTACCTGATGGCGCGCGACGGGCAGCTCTTCAACGTGCGCTCCTGGCTGCACTTCGCCAAGTGGCTCTTCATCAAGCCCGGGCTGTTCGTGCGGCTCATCCCGGCATGGGCGAGCTACTTCAAGTGGGGCTTCCACCCCTGGCAGCACGACAACTCACGCCTCATCGAGGGCTGGAAGGCCCAGTACGAAGGCCAGTACGCGGTGGCCTAA